A region from the Silene latifolia isolate original U9 population chromosome 7, ASM4854445v1, whole genome shotgun sequence genome encodes:
- the LOC141592071 gene encoding uncharacterized protein LOC141592071 isoform X5 — MASSIPSSNPLNFSFFHKRTHFNPSITSLSLKLPHSNLTSNATLQNPISTPSHFHICPHFHSNLLPPRATQKGNSEIFNNEFKVAIIEEKQHQAVKTVLWVLFWASVSLAVYAFSKDPKASAIASSTSVSTDSSIKASNSGLKIAASLRGLGWPDEAVVLSLATLPVIELRGAIPVGYWMQLNPFLLTLLSIFGNMIPVPFIILYLKKFATFLAGKSHTVSKVLDLLFERAKNKAGPIEEFQWLGLMLFVAVPFPGTGAWTGAIIASVLDMPFWSALSANFLGVVLAGLLVNLLDGSLGKHWCRSMVMQFTSSISSFPLKLAMFIIWDEAYISLLFGMKHISGTSLDIFSSQKSLILMASKL; from the exons ATGGCTTCCAGTATCCCATCTAGCAACCCTCTCAACTTCTCCTTCTTCCACAAAAGAACTCATTTTAACCCTTCTATCACCTCTCTTTCCCTCAAACTACCCCATTCCAACTTAACCTCTAACGCCACCCTCCAAAACCCCATTTCCACTCCTTCACATTTTCACATTTGCCCTCACTTTCACTCCAATCTCCTCCCTCCAAGAGCAACCCAAAAGGGCAATTCAGAGATTTTCAACAATGAGTTCAAAGTTGCAATTATTGAAGAGAAACAACACCAAGCAGTGAAAACAGTGTTGTGGGTGTTGTTTTGGGCATCAGTTTCTCTAGCTGTTTATGCTTTTTCTAAAGATCCTAAGGCTTCTGCCATTGCTTCTTCAACTTCAGTTTCCACTGATTCTTCAATTAAAGCATCTAACTCTGGGTTGAAAATTGCTGCTTCTTTGAGGGGGTTAGGGTGGCCTGATGAAGCTGTTGTCCTATCTCTTGCTACTCTCCCTGTAATCGAGCTTCGTGGGGCGATTCCTGTTGGTTATTGGATGCAACTCAACCCTTTCCTTCTCACTCTTTTATCCATTTTCGG GAACATGATTCCAGTTCCATTCATCATACTCTACTTGAAAAAGTTTGCTACTTTTCTTGCTGGGAAGAGCCACACTGTTTCCAAAGTTTTGGACCTGCTATTTGAGAGGGCGAAGAACAAGGCGGGCCCAATAGAAGAGTTCCAATGGCTTGGTCTAATGTTGTTTGTGGCTGTCCCCTTCCCGGGGACAGGAGCGTGGACTGGTGCAATCATTGCTTCGGTGCTAGACATGCCCTTCTGGTCTGCACTGTCGGCAAATTTCTTAGGCGTGGTCCTGGCCGGACTTCTAGTGAATCTTCTG GATGGATCACTTGGTAAACATTGGTGTCGGTCCATGGTTATGCAATTCACTTCATCAATAAGCTCATTTCCTCTCAAATTAGCAATG TTTATTATTTGGGATGAAGCATATATCAG TTTATTATTTGGGATGAAGCATATATCAG GCACAAGCTTGGATATATTTTCGTCGCAAAAGAGTCTG ATACTCATGGCGTCCAAGCTTTAA
- the LOC141592071 gene encoding uncharacterized protein LOC141592071 isoform X1 encodes MASSIPSSNPLNFSFFHKRTHFNPSITSLSLKLPHSNLTSNATLQNPISTPSHFHICPHFHSNLLPPRATQKGNSEIFNNEFKVAIIEEKQHQAVKTVLWVLFWASVSLAVYAFSKDPKASAIASSTSVSTDSSIKASNSGLKIAASLRGLGWPDEAVVLSLATLPVIELRGAIPVGYWMQLNPFLLTLLSIFGNMIPVPFIILYLKKFATFLAGKSHTVSKVLDLLFERAKNKAGPIEEFQWLGLMLFVAVPFPGTGAWTGAIIASVLDMPFWSALSANFLGVVLAGLLVNLLDGSLGKHWCRSMVMQFTSSISSFPLKLAMFIIWDEAYIRYAGISALLWFLAFFYAIHFINKLISSQISNGVMSSYSFSFYLFLLFSKSIHTCLFLCV; translated from the exons ATGGCTTCCAGTATCCCATCTAGCAACCCTCTCAACTTCTCCTTCTTCCACAAAAGAACTCATTTTAACCCTTCTATCACCTCTCTTTCCCTCAAACTACCCCATTCCAACTTAACCTCTAACGCCACCCTCCAAAACCCCATTTCCACTCCTTCACATTTTCACATTTGCCCTCACTTTCACTCCAATCTCCTCCCTCCAAGAGCAACCCAAAAGGGCAATTCAGAGATTTTCAACAATGAGTTCAAAGTTGCAATTATTGAAGAGAAACAACACCAAGCAGTGAAAACAGTGTTGTGGGTGTTGTTTTGGGCATCAGTTTCTCTAGCTGTTTATGCTTTTTCTAAAGATCCTAAGGCTTCTGCCATTGCTTCTTCAACTTCAGTTTCCACTGATTCTTCAATTAAAGCATCTAACTCTGGGTTGAAAATTGCTGCTTCTTTGAGGGGGTTAGGGTGGCCTGATGAAGCTGTTGTCCTATCTCTTGCTACTCTCCCTGTAATCGAGCTTCGTGGGGCGATTCCTGTTGGTTATTGGATGCAACTCAACCCTTTCCTTCTCACTCTTTTATCCATTTTCGG GAACATGATTCCAGTTCCATTCATCATACTCTACTTGAAAAAGTTTGCTACTTTTCTTGCTGGGAAGAGCCACACTGTTTCCAAAGTTTTGGACCTGCTATTTGAGAGGGCGAAGAACAAGGCGGGCCCAATAGAAGAGTTCCAATGGCTTGGTCTAATGTTGTTTGTGGCTGTCCCCTTCCCGGGGACAGGAGCGTGGACTGGTGCAATCATTGCTTCGGTGCTAGACATGCCCTTCTGGTCTGCACTGTCGGCAAATTTCTTAGGCGTGGTCCTGGCCGGACTTCTAGTGAATCTTCTG GATGGATCACTTGGTAAACATTGGTGTCGGTCCATGGTTATGCAATTCACTTCATCAATAAGCTCATTTCCTCTCAAATTAGCAATG TTTATTATTTGGGATGAAGCATATATCAGGTATGCAGGCATTAGTGCATTATTATGGTTTCTGGCTTTCTTTTATGCAATTCACTTCATCAATAAGCTCATTTCCTCTCAAATTAGCAATGGTGTTATGAGTTCATATTCATTCTCATTTTATTTGTTTCTCCTTTTTAGCAAATCTATTCATACATGCCTTTTTCTGTGCGTGTAA
- the LOC141592071 gene encoding uncharacterized protein LOC141592071 isoform X6: MASSIPSSNPLNFSFFHKRTHFNPSITSLSLKLPHSNLTSNATLQNPISTPSHFHICPHFHSNLLPPRATQKGNSEIFNNEFKVAIIEEKQHQAVKTVLWVLFWASVSLAVYAFSKDPKASAIASSTSVSTDSSIKASNSGLKIAASLRGLGWPDEAVVLSLATLPVIELRGAIPVGYWMQLNPFLLTLLSIFGNMIPVPFIILYLKKFATFLAGKSHTVSKVLDLLFERAKNKAGPIEEFQWLGLMLFVAVPFPGTGAWTGAIIASVLDMPFWSALSANFLGVVLAGLLVNLLDGSLGKHWCRSMVMQFTSSISSFPLKLAMFIIWDEAYISLLFGMKHISGSLI; encoded by the exons ATGGCTTCCAGTATCCCATCTAGCAACCCTCTCAACTTCTCCTTCTTCCACAAAAGAACTCATTTTAACCCTTCTATCACCTCTCTTTCCCTCAAACTACCCCATTCCAACTTAACCTCTAACGCCACCCTCCAAAACCCCATTTCCACTCCTTCACATTTTCACATTTGCCCTCACTTTCACTCCAATCTCCTCCCTCCAAGAGCAACCCAAAAGGGCAATTCAGAGATTTTCAACAATGAGTTCAAAGTTGCAATTATTGAAGAGAAACAACACCAAGCAGTGAAAACAGTGTTGTGGGTGTTGTTTTGGGCATCAGTTTCTCTAGCTGTTTATGCTTTTTCTAAAGATCCTAAGGCTTCTGCCATTGCTTCTTCAACTTCAGTTTCCACTGATTCTTCAATTAAAGCATCTAACTCTGGGTTGAAAATTGCTGCTTCTTTGAGGGGGTTAGGGTGGCCTGATGAAGCTGTTGTCCTATCTCTTGCTACTCTCCCTGTAATCGAGCTTCGTGGGGCGATTCCTGTTGGTTATTGGATGCAACTCAACCCTTTCCTTCTCACTCTTTTATCCATTTTCGG GAACATGATTCCAGTTCCATTCATCATACTCTACTTGAAAAAGTTTGCTACTTTTCTTGCTGGGAAGAGCCACACTGTTTCCAAAGTTTTGGACCTGCTATTTGAGAGGGCGAAGAACAAGGCGGGCCCAATAGAAGAGTTCCAATGGCTTGGTCTAATGTTGTTTGTGGCTGTCCCCTTCCCGGGGACAGGAGCGTGGACTGGTGCAATCATTGCTTCGGTGCTAGACATGCCCTTCTGGTCTGCACTGTCGGCAAATTTCTTAGGCGTGGTCCTGGCCGGACTTCTAGTGAATCTTCTG GATGGATCACTTGGTAAACATTGGTGTCGGTCCATGGTTATGCAATTCACTTCATCAATAAGCTCATTTCCTCTCAAATTAGCAATG TTTATTATTTGGGATGAAGCATATATCAG TTTATTATTTGGGATGAAGCATATATCAG GCTCATTGATTTGA
- the LOC141592071 gene encoding uncharacterized protein LOC141592071 isoform X4, whose protein sequence is MASSIPSSNPLNFSFFHKRTHFNPSITSLSLKLPHSNLTSNATLQNPISTPSHFHICPHFHSNLLPPRATQKGNSEIFNNEFKVAIIEEKQHQAVKTVLWVLFWASVSLAVYAFSKDPKASAIASSTSVSTDSSIKASNSGLKIAASLRGLGWPDEAVVLSLATLPVIELRGAIPVGYWMQLNPFLLTLLSIFGNMIPVPFIILYLKKFATFLAGKSHTVSKVLDLLFERAKNKAGPIEEFQWLGLMLFVAVPFPGTGAWTGAIIASVLDMPFWSALSANFLGVVLAGLLVNLLDGSLGKHWCRSMVMQFTSSISSFPLKLAMFIIWDEAYIRYAGISALLWFLAFFYAIHFINKLISSQISNVYYLG, encoded by the exons ATGGCTTCCAGTATCCCATCTAGCAACCCTCTCAACTTCTCCTTCTTCCACAAAAGAACTCATTTTAACCCTTCTATCACCTCTCTTTCCCTCAAACTACCCCATTCCAACTTAACCTCTAACGCCACCCTCCAAAACCCCATTTCCACTCCTTCACATTTTCACATTTGCCCTCACTTTCACTCCAATCTCCTCCCTCCAAGAGCAACCCAAAAGGGCAATTCAGAGATTTTCAACAATGAGTTCAAAGTTGCAATTATTGAAGAGAAACAACACCAAGCAGTGAAAACAGTGTTGTGGGTGTTGTTTTGGGCATCAGTTTCTCTAGCTGTTTATGCTTTTTCTAAAGATCCTAAGGCTTCTGCCATTGCTTCTTCAACTTCAGTTTCCACTGATTCTTCAATTAAAGCATCTAACTCTGGGTTGAAAATTGCTGCTTCTTTGAGGGGGTTAGGGTGGCCTGATGAAGCTGTTGTCCTATCTCTTGCTACTCTCCCTGTAATCGAGCTTCGTGGGGCGATTCCTGTTGGTTATTGGATGCAACTCAACCCTTTCCTTCTCACTCTTTTATCCATTTTCGG GAACATGATTCCAGTTCCATTCATCATACTCTACTTGAAAAAGTTTGCTACTTTTCTTGCTGGGAAGAGCCACACTGTTTCCAAAGTTTTGGACCTGCTATTTGAGAGGGCGAAGAACAAGGCGGGCCCAATAGAAGAGTTCCAATGGCTTGGTCTAATGTTGTTTGTGGCTGTCCCCTTCCCGGGGACAGGAGCGTGGACTGGTGCAATCATTGCTTCGGTGCTAGACATGCCCTTCTGGTCTGCACTGTCGGCAAATTTCTTAGGCGTGGTCCTGGCCGGACTTCTAGTGAATCTTCTG GATGGATCACTTGGTAAACATTGGTGTCGGTCCATGGTTATGCAATTCACTTCATCAATAAGCTCATTTCCTCTCAAATTAGCAATG TTTATTATTTGGGATGAAGCATATATCAGGTATGCAGGCATTAGTGCATTATTATGGTTTCTGGCTTTCTTTTATGCAATTCACTTCATCAATAAGCTCATTTCCTCTCAAATTAGCAATG TTTATTATTTGGGATGA
- the LOC141592071 gene encoding uncharacterized protein LOC141592071 isoform X7 produces the protein MASSIPSSNPLNFSFFHKRTHFNPSITSLSLKLPHSNLTSNATLQNPISTPSHFHICPHFHSNLLPPRATQKGNSEIFNNEFKVAIIEEKQHQAVKTVLWVLFWASVSLAVYAFSKDPKASAIASSTSVSTDSSIKASNSGLKIAASLRGLGWPDEAVVLSLATLPVIELRGAIPVGYWMQLNPFLLTLLSIFGNMIPVPFIILYLKKFATFLAGKSHTVSKVLDLLFERAKNKAGPIEEFQWLGLMLFVAVPFPGTGAWTGAIIASVLDMPFWSALSANFLGVVLAGLLVNLLDGSLGKHWCRSMVMQFTSSISSFPLKLAMAQAWIYFRRKRV, from the exons ATGGCTTCCAGTATCCCATCTAGCAACCCTCTCAACTTCTCCTTCTTCCACAAAAGAACTCATTTTAACCCTTCTATCACCTCTCTTTCCCTCAAACTACCCCATTCCAACTTAACCTCTAACGCCACCCTCCAAAACCCCATTTCCACTCCTTCACATTTTCACATTTGCCCTCACTTTCACTCCAATCTCCTCCCTCCAAGAGCAACCCAAAAGGGCAATTCAGAGATTTTCAACAATGAGTTCAAAGTTGCAATTATTGAAGAGAAACAACACCAAGCAGTGAAAACAGTGTTGTGGGTGTTGTTTTGGGCATCAGTTTCTCTAGCTGTTTATGCTTTTTCTAAAGATCCTAAGGCTTCTGCCATTGCTTCTTCAACTTCAGTTTCCACTGATTCTTCAATTAAAGCATCTAACTCTGGGTTGAAAATTGCTGCTTCTTTGAGGGGGTTAGGGTGGCCTGATGAAGCTGTTGTCCTATCTCTTGCTACTCTCCCTGTAATCGAGCTTCGTGGGGCGATTCCTGTTGGTTATTGGATGCAACTCAACCCTTTCCTTCTCACTCTTTTATCCATTTTCGG GAACATGATTCCAGTTCCATTCATCATACTCTACTTGAAAAAGTTTGCTACTTTTCTTGCTGGGAAGAGCCACACTGTTTCCAAAGTTTTGGACCTGCTATTTGAGAGGGCGAAGAACAAGGCGGGCCCAATAGAAGAGTTCCAATGGCTTGGTCTAATGTTGTTTGTGGCTGTCCCCTTCCCGGGGACAGGAGCGTGGACTGGTGCAATCATTGCTTCGGTGCTAGACATGCCCTTCTGGTCTGCACTGTCGGCAAATTTCTTAGGCGTGGTCCTGGCCGGACTTCTAGTGAATCTTCTG GATGGATCACTTGGTAAACATTGGTGTCGGTCCATGGTTATGCAATTCACTTCATCAATAAGCTCATTTCCTCTCAAATTAGCAATG GCACAAGCTTGGATATATTTTCGTCGCAAAAGAGTCTG
- the LOC141592071 gene encoding uncharacterized protein LOC141592071 isoform X2 has translation MASSIPSSNPLNFSFFHKRTHFNPSITSLSLKLPHSNLTSNATLQNPISTPSHFHICPHFHSNLLPPRATQKGNSEIFNNEFKVAIIEEKQHQAVKTVLWVLFWASVSLAVYAFSKDPKASAIASSTSVSTDSSIKASNSGLKIAASLRGLGWPDEAVVLSLATLPVIELRGAIPVGYWMQLNPFLLTLLSIFGNMIPVPFIILYLKKFATFLAGKSHTVSKVLDLLFERAKNKAGPIEEFQWLGLMLFVAVPFPGTGAWTGAIIASVLDMPFWSALSANFLGVVLAGLLVNLLDGSLGKHWCRSMVMQFTSSISSFPLKLAMFIIWDEAYIRYAGISALLWFLAFFYAIHFINKLISSQISNGTSLDIFSSQKSLILMASKL, from the exons ATGGCTTCCAGTATCCCATCTAGCAACCCTCTCAACTTCTCCTTCTTCCACAAAAGAACTCATTTTAACCCTTCTATCACCTCTCTTTCCCTCAAACTACCCCATTCCAACTTAACCTCTAACGCCACCCTCCAAAACCCCATTTCCACTCCTTCACATTTTCACATTTGCCCTCACTTTCACTCCAATCTCCTCCCTCCAAGAGCAACCCAAAAGGGCAATTCAGAGATTTTCAACAATGAGTTCAAAGTTGCAATTATTGAAGAGAAACAACACCAAGCAGTGAAAACAGTGTTGTGGGTGTTGTTTTGGGCATCAGTTTCTCTAGCTGTTTATGCTTTTTCTAAAGATCCTAAGGCTTCTGCCATTGCTTCTTCAACTTCAGTTTCCACTGATTCTTCAATTAAAGCATCTAACTCTGGGTTGAAAATTGCTGCTTCTTTGAGGGGGTTAGGGTGGCCTGATGAAGCTGTTGTCCTATCTCTTGCTACTCTCCCTGTAATCGAGCTTCGTGGGGCGATTCCTGTTGGTTATTGGATGCAACTCAACCCTTTCCTTCTCACTCTTTTATCCATTTTCGG GAACATGATTCCAGTTCCATTCATCATACTCTACTTGAAAAAGTTTGCTACTTTTCTTGCTGGGAAGAGCCACACTGTTTCCAAAGTTTTGGACCTGCTATTTGAGAGGGCGAAGAACAAGGCGGGCCCAATAGAAGAGTTCCAATGGCTTGGTCTAATGTTGTTTGTGGCTGTCCCCTTCCCGGGGACAGGAGCGTGGACTGGTGCAATCATTGCTTCGGTGCTAGACATGCCCTTCTGGTCTGCACTGTCGGCAAATTTCTTAGGCGTGGTCCTGGCCGGACTTCTAGTGAATCTTCTG GATGGATCACTTGGTAAACATTGGTGTCGGTCCATGGTTATGCAATTCACTTCATCAATAAGCTCATTTCCTCTCAAATTAGCAATG TTTATTATTTGGGATGAAGCATATATCAGGTATGCAGGCATTAGTGCATTATTATGGTTTCTGGCTTTCTTTTATGCAATTCACTTCATCAATAAGCTCATTTCCTCTCAAATTAGCAATG GCACAAGCTTGGATATATTTTCGTCGCAAAAGAGTCTG ATACTCATGGCGTCCAAGCTTTAA
- the LOC141592071 gene encoding uncharacterized protein LOC141592071 isoform X3: MASSIPSSNPLNFSFFHKRTHFNPSITSLSLKLPHSNLTSNATLQNPISTPSHFHICPHFHSNLLPPRATQKGNSEIFNNEFKVAIIEEKQHQAVKTVLWVLFWASVSLAVYAFSKDPKASAIASSTSVSTDSSIKASNSGLKIAASLRGLGWPDEAVVLSLATLPVIELRGAIPVGYWMQLNPFLLTLLSIFGNMIPVPFIILYLKKFATFLAGKSHTVSKVLDLLFERAKNKAGPIEEFQWLGLMLFVAVPFPGTGAWTGAIIASVLDMPFWSALSANFLGVVLAGLLVNLLDGSLGKHWCRSMVMQFTSSISSFPLKLAMFIIWDEAYISLLFGMKHISGMQALVHYYGFWLSCYKKWVFTKKVGSLI, translated from the exons ATGGCTTCCAGTATCCCATCTAGCAACCCTCTCAACTTCTCCTTCTTCCACAAAAGAACTCATTTTAACCCTTCTATCACCTCTCTTTCCCTCAAACTACCCCATTCCAACTTAACCTCTAACGCCACCCTCCAAAACCCCATTTCCACTCCTTCACATTTTCACATTTGCCCTCACTTTCACTCCAATCTCCTCCCTCCAAGAGCAACCCAAAAGGGCAATTCAGAGATTTTCAACAATGAGTTCAAAGTTGCAATTATTGAAGAGAAACAACACCAAGCAGTGAAAACAGTGTTGTGGGTGTTGTTTTGGGCATCAGTTTCTCTAGCTGTTTATGCTTTTTCTAAAGATCCTAAGGCTTCTGCCATTGCTTCTTCAACTTCAGTTTCCACTGATTCTTCAATTAAAGCATCTAACTCTGGGTTGAAAATTGCTGCTTCTTTGAGGGGGTTAGGGTGGCCTGATGAAGCTGTTGTCCTATCTCTTGCTACTCTCCCTGTAATCGAGCTTCGTGGGGCGATTCCTGTTGGTTATTGGATGCAACTCAACCCTTTCCTTCTCACTCTTTTATCCATTTTCGG GAACATGATTCCAGTTCCATTCATCATACTCTACTTGAAAAAGTTTGCTACTTTTCTTGCTGGGAAGAGCCACACTGTTTCCAAAGTTTTGGACCTGCTATTTGAGAGGGCGAAGAACAAGGCGGGCCCAATAGAAGAGTTCCAATGGCTTGGTCTAATGTTGTTTGTGGCTGTCCCCTTCCCGGGGACAGGAGCGTGGACTGGTGCAATCATTGCTTCGGTGCTAGACATGCCCTTCTGGTCTGCACTGTCGGCAAATTTCTTAGGCGTGGTCCTGGCCGGACTTCTAGTGAATCTTCTG GATGGATCACTTGGTAAACATTGGTGTCGGTCCATGGTTATGCAATTCACTTCATCAATAAGCTCATTTCCTCTCAAATTAGCAATG TTTATTATTTGGGATGAAGCATATATCAG TTTATTATTTGGGATGAAGCATATATCAGGTATGCAGGCATTAGTGCATTATTATGGTTTCTGGCTTTCTTGTTATAAAAAATGGGTATTCACTAAGAAAGTAGGCTCATTGATTTGA
- the LOC141592072 gene encoding uncharacterized protein LOC141592072, producing the protein MDELTSDPLVTSSTRTCKTDEDRADRILEIDTGRPRNLRRRPLFESPHSGLLTSDQPTHSYTTSKDSTAHHTVPSPLGSCEVVQSLNPLKFAEETDDGPYCTAENSPQFNSATSLDGSRSFLSGYSDCPSYMAYTESSRAKARSLSAPKQRPHYERPTRSTKRYSVHGLGEHHPRSNEPRMSMMQASFSSKAYPGSGRLDRLGMPVRDSTVVYYSGYLN; encoded by the coding sequence ATGGATGAGCTGACATCCGACCCATTAGTCACCTCCTCTACTAGAACATGCAAGACGGACGAAGATCGAGCAGACAGAATACTCGAGATAGACACAGGGAGACCCCGGAACCTCAGAAGAAGACCTCTCTTTGAGTCTCCTCATTCTGGACTCCTAACCTCAGACCAACCTACCCACAGTTACACTACCTCAAAGGACTCAACGGCTCACCATACGGTTCCCAGCCCATTGGGTTCATGTGAAGTAGTCCAATCACTAAACCCTCTCAAGTTTGCTGAAGAGACTGATGACGGGCCCTACTGTACAGCCGAAAACAGCCCACAATTCAACTCAGCTACCTCTCTAGATGGTTCTAGAAGCTTCCTTAGTGGGTACTCAGACTGCCCTAGCTATATGGCCTACACGGAGTCATCAAGGGCAAAGGCGAGGTCTCTCAGTGCCCCTAAGCAGAGACCTCATTATGAGAGACCAACGAGGTCAACTAAGAGGTATTCAGTTCATGGCTTAGGTGAGCACCACCCTCGGTCAAACGAGCCAAGGATGTCGATGATGCAAGCCAGTTTCAGTAGCAAAGCGTACCCTGGTTCAGGTCGACTGGATAGGCTTGGGATGCCTGTTAGGGATAGTACAGTAGTTTACTACAGCGGGTATTTGAACTAG